In the genome of Desulfovibrio desulfuricans, one region contains:
- the thiF gene encoding sulfur carrier protein ThiS adenylyltransferase ThiF, whose protein sequence is MHNALHNGLARYLSPDQLEALRAARVGIAGAGGLGSNAALMLARSGVGNLVLVDDDVVDASNLNRQQYWPRHVGRPKVEALAELLLELNPEMGVEARRMRLDQSNMAEVLPTCPIWVEAFDGPDDKTLLVETALLGGYRIASASGMGGWGGKAMGKRYLGNLVLVGDFSTDILLAPPLAPRVTEAAALLADAVLEMVLGVNEQA, encoded by the coding sequence ATGCACAATGCACTTCACAACGGCCTTGCCCGCTACCTCAGCCCCGACCAACTGGAGGCCCTGCGCGCCGCCCGCGTGGGCATTGCCGGGGCGGGGGGGCTTGGCTCCAACGCGGCCCTGATGCTGGCCCGCAGCGGCGTGGGCAATCTGGTGCTGGTGGATGATGACGTGGTGGACGCCTCCAATCTCAACCGCCAGCAATACTGGCCCCGGCATGTGGGCCGCCCCAAGGTCGAAGCCCTGGCAGAGCTGCTGCTGGAACTGAATCCCGAAATGGGCGTGGAAGCCCGGCGTATGCGCCTTGACCAGAGCAACATGGCTGAGGTGCTGCCCACCTGCCCAATCTGGGTGGAGGCCTTTGACGGGCCGGACGACAAAACGCTGCTGGTGGAAACTGCCCTGCTCGGCGGCTACCGCATAGCCAGCGCATCGGGCATGGGTGGCTGGGGCGGCAAAGCCATGGGCAAACGCTACCTTGGCAATCTGGTGCTCGTGGGCGACTTCAGCACAGATATCCTGCTGGCCCCGCCCCTTGCCCCCCGTGTGACAGAAGCCGCCGCCCTGCTGGCTGACGCCGTGCTTGAGATGGTGCTGGGCGTGAACGAGCAAGCATAA